From the genome of Equus przewalskii isolate Varuska chromosome 23, EquPr2, whole genome shotgun sequence:
gcactgctcatcagaccacgctgaggtggcgtcccacatgccacaactagaaggacccacaacgaagaatatacagcgatgtaccggggggctttggggagaaaaaggaaaaaaataaaatctttaaaaaaaaaacaaaaaattctggaGAAGGGCTTAGATTGGCCTAGCTGGCTCAGGTACCCAGCCCTTGACTGTTCTGTGACTAGGAAAGTAGTATTTATTAGAAGATGACAGCTCCCATTTAACCCGAGTGGTTTGGGGGGGCACTTCCCAGAAGAGGGGAGCTTTCATAGTCGAAACAACAGTAAATTTCTACCATGCCAATGCAATTAGAAAGTCAGAAGTATATCTAAAAGGAGatcattttttcattatttgcaaataatatgattatataaaatcatttgaaaattagTAAGAACAGTATGTAAATGCAACAAGATGATTAATATGAAGATCAATATACAATTACAGTTTCTTATatcagtaaaaattataaaatgaagtgGAAGGTCCGTTCATAGTAGCAACAAAAGACAATTTaccaagaaataaaccaaaatggaAAATCTGTTGGCTCAAAATGAACAAATTTAATTTGAGACATTTCCTATACTTGATTGACTGTCAAGAAGGATAATATGAGGGAATTACAttctaaataaatgcttatttcatgagggaaaatatttgatGGCTAATTCTCACTAAGGTTACTAGTTTAAGAGGATCTTCTTTCTTCCAGGTACCTACATTTTACTTAGTGATTCTCAAAACTTAGCGTGCGTAAGAATTGCCTGGGAATGTTTATTGAAATGCTTATTGTAAGACACCACCCCAGGAGATTCAAAATCAGTACCTCTGAGTAGAACGTATTCACCTgcattttaagttgaaaaaacACTGCTTCGACCCAAAGGAAGGAATCTTAGATGGTGGCATCTCACTTCCATCTGGAGATCAACAGGAGAGAGATTCCCGGGAGTAAACATTTTTCTGGCAATCCTCAAACAACATCAGAGTAATTGGGCACTGTGTATGTTTATTTGTGGCTCATAAGACTATGTACGCCAGGGGAATGCATTTGTGCCTAGTGTTTCTCTGACGTTGTATGTGAGGACTCTTAAGGGATGTGCCCTACATTGTCTGTTTCTCCATGCTTTCTCTGAGTTCCCCCTCGTGTTCTGTGAATTTGAGAGGGAAGTAAGAAGATAGCAATGGCATCAAGGACACTTGGGAGGAGAGCCAAGTGGGGGCCTAAAGCACAGTCTCTGAGAATGGCAGATgcccaggcattgtgctggagAATGTGCTCATTCCATTGTTTGGCAATGGTTGGTTAGGCATCAACGAACCAGAGCTGAAGAACGGAAACCATGACACCCACCCCACCATAAGTTTGGCTTGCCTCCAGAGCCATTTCCCTTCTgtatgtggatgcagtgagctggctAGAGGATAAAAGTGGGCTTCAGGAAGCTCCCTCCACACTCTAGAGCCTGAAGTGGCCATTCCTGAGCCTCTGGCTTCTGCCTCTGGTCAGACCTACCTTCAGTTCCATGGGGGGCTTCGAGGGTCATCTGTTCCCAGGgctgtctctcttcttctatgGACTTTATCACACACGACTCGTCTCCAAGGCTTTGATATGCAACTACCCTATCCAGTATCCGCCAAGCCGTCCCTGGAGCAAAGGAAGATGGGCGAGGCTGCGGCAAATATACTATGTTGGGTTGGTGAAGATATTGAGTGCCGGCATTTTAGTAGCCCAAGAGCTGCATAGCGTTCATGGACAGTTTGTACTTATCAGCAAGATATATCATCAGAGAAACTTTTTGTACCGCAAACAGTGGCAGCACCTCACTCTCTATATGACCTTCTTCCTGAGTGGCTGTGTAGATGTGGTGAGCCAGAACCTGCTGCCCCAGAGGTGTGCTGCTCTGGAGCAAGCCGCCCAAGCCCTGGGCATATTTCTATTTGTGCCCCTGATGGTGTCTCATGTGCAGGACTCAGAAGGAGTGGAGCTACAGTCTCACATCCTGCTCACCCAGGCCATGTTCCTGCTGTCACTGGTGGTGATTGCAGAGCTGTGGGCTCCCAATATGCCGCAGCTGTGGGTGATGAAGGCCTTTTTTTATTTGATGACAGGCTCTTGGCTGATGCAGATAGGGTTTATGCTGTTCAAACCAATCTCTGGCTATAAATGGATGGACGATGACA
Proteins encoded in this window:
- the LOC103552108 gene encoding transmembrane epididymal protein 1-like, which produces MGGFEGHLFPGLSLFFYGLYHTRLVSKALICNYPIQYPPSRPWSKGRWARLRQIYYVGLVKILSAGILVAQELHSVHGQFVLISKIYHQRNFLYRKQWQHLTLYMTFFLSGCVDVVSQNLLPQRCAALEQAAQALGIFLFVPLMVSHVQDSEGVELQSHILLTQAMFLLSLVVIAELWAPNMPQLWVMKAFFYLMTGSWLMQIGFMLFKPISGYKWMDDDKNDIMFVTTFFCWHVAFTAILMIWIYGFSFWWYCYIC